ttgcccaaacaggcttttcgAATGAATAtgacagggcatattttgcccctgcagtcagataaattactttttacaccgttattcaggccgTTATTCAAAGTAGCATAACATTTCACTGGTAGAAtcctgagagccctgacattaaaaACAAGGCATTaggaactttaaaactgcacaagaagtttattaaaaaacactgtttacatcccatagcgtaggtaaatctctgagcgccgccatcttaaatttaagtcacaataagtcaacgaTCGAGcaaaaatagtaaaacattttgagcagtgtttatgtaatttgttgttggttctttccATTTTAACatcgacagtaaccagatattttcagcaacagctggaattcatgcttttttaaggaattcattttgcaacctgctcaactatcctacctattcatctCGTGATTGACggttattgtgacttaaatttaagaagGTGTCCCCGACTTTTCACAATAATGTGATACCATTGGAGGCAAGCTGCAAGACCTGGATTCTGGATTTCTGgatgatctcccaatcatagtagcagcactttAGAGTGCTGCTGATAGAAGCACTGCCAATAGAAAAGGACTTCCTGGAGCATATAAATCTATGCTACATCTATTGCCATAGTACCTTACACCAGCCATGGCCTAGACTGGTATAACTTAGCTGGTTAACCATATTTTGACTGATATAGTGTATATTACATTTGGtcattttggtcatgctggtaaaCTAGCTTGGTCTTCCTAGGCTTGCTGTTTAGtcaaacagcaaacagcaaaactCTATGAAATACCTGCAAAAGTACGTACCTCACTCAGAATTCTTTGTTTTCGCTTCAAAAGCAAATATTTATGTCAATCAACTTGTCAGTGCCATCAGAATGCCTAGTTTTTGTGTCATTGCCTCTGAACAAAGCAGACGAAATACTCATGTTGTCAACAGTGCAACAATGTACAGTGTAAGTATATTCTGATGAAAACAAGCTTTTGATTCAAATCTAATCAATTAAAACTGTATgtgttacacacaaaatacaaacttacacaaaacatagtttaTTATGACTGTATGTGGGAGACTGACAGCAAGAAATTGCACTGTAATCAAAAATTCTGAGTAATattcttttactgtattgtttgcactGCAATTTGTTGACAGAAAAATGTACAGAAATTTAGGAAAGACCgactatacatatacacaaataaaaaaaatacaaaattagaaACTTACTGTAAACATTCAAAACAACCTGAGGCAACAACTTAAAGAATTATAGTGCTTTCTTTATTATGCATTCTGACGCTCCTCTCTGTTGGGCCGCATGTTTTCATTCACGTTACACTGAATATCTAACCTTGCGATGCTTTTGAACGATCATAGACACAGTTGTTCTTCCAATATTCAGCTGCACGCGGCGACCAGCTTCAGCCATTATAAGACCAGGATTTTACCAACTTTATCAACaaagttttatagaaatgtataaattatgcctgagagattatacctgttcagcacttttgcatgTAATGATCGAGGCAATGACCTAAAGCCTAAATGTATCGTAGGGTAAGACAATTCAACATATAATCAGCACATCACATTTTGATGAGCACGACATAAgcaatggataatgcaaaaaacagctgaaaaatgtaCAAGACCATTTGCATGAATGACAAACGCATTTGCAATATGAGAAACACAATGAGAAATGCAATtgtgatgtgcacaagtgacacggagatgtggagattgaatgaactgttttgagaatttcaattctgatctgaaaaatgtaccaaaccaactgagaaaaactgtaatagtgTAGTTTTATTAATGAATTGTTTTACATTAATATAATTTCTCATGGCAGTTTTGATGCCTTTGTATGtgagtgagagataaagagaaatagaggagggaggaggagtagtgagagttagttatgagatttaatccatatttcagcatatgGTACATAAAGATCTACTTTTGTTTGACTCTGGAGAGTTAAGTAGCTGACTGAGCTCGGAGGAGCGCTCTGAGACGGAAAATGATCTTTCTTATGATAATTATTCACAATTATTCTGAGAGGAGAGAGTGACTCATGTAATCCGGCTCCGGATCGCAGTGTGTAAGGGTCAGGGGTCAGTGTGTTGAACAGTGTTAATGTGAACAATGAGGGtcctggtggtgctggtggtctgGGGAATCAGAGCTCTGGAGGGTCTGTGGTGTGGGAATGTTGGACAAAAGCGAGATCTCCTGCAGGCTGTCAGTCTTTATCAGTCTGTCAGGAGCCATGGAGACTCTGCTGCTGATGATAATGCTGCTCTCCAGCCTCACACACACCTTTAGCCACGGCTACGACCCTGAGGAGGACAATTGGACCAACGGCAGAGACGCAGCTGAGGTAACAGCCTTTGTTCTTTACTTTTAAAACAGAATCAGGAATCGAAAATTAGATTTCTTACAAATGTActgttatataaaaatattatataatttatggTATATCATCGCTTTCCAACTAAAAACACGTATTTCTAAAACAGCAACTTGGAGAGAAAAAAACCCTTCTTATCCTTCTtagctttcaatggaaatcaatgtaaaaagagtttatttcaggtatatatatatatatatatatatatatatatatatatatatatatatatatatatatatatcacagaatGAAGAGTAGGGAAAAAAGTTTGAATGTAACAAAGACGCACAACAAGGaaacagtttttttaaaaaagagaagagaaaaaaaattaaaaaatgaaataaatatttatatgctATATAACTGTGAGAAACTATGGCTTTTTTGGACATTTTAACCATTATAATAcgttttttcccctttttattttttattcccttTTATAGACACATGCATCCAGTTTCCACTACTTGGCTTtgactaaatacattttttaaatatcttatgaTAAAAAAAGGATTACACTTGAATTATGCTGAACTAAATCTGGCAAATTTATTAGGCTTAAGATGGTTTGAACCCgaggcttattattattattattattattattattattattattattattattattattattattattattattattattattattgtttttacatAAATAAGAAGACAAAAAGAGACTACTTAATTATTTACTTTAAAGggaattatattaatattaagtatTCACATTATACTACAATGTTTTAATGGTCAAAAAATGGCTATATAACAACTGGCTATTTTGTATCACAATTTTTAACTAAATGCCTTTCtgaaaatataactttttttttttaccttttgtcaTTAAAATTAGCTTAGTAGTTATGTCAGCAAAAGAGACATAACTGCAATTTATACAGTAAAAATGTCAGTGGTTGGCTGAGATATGTATATcaacattaataaacaaatgtttgatgactttagtattaatctaaaaagGAGAAAAGTAtacaataatgaaaaacactgaatttaaggggtAGCCAAACATTTGAGTGTCCTGTTTTACTGATTTTCAGAAAAGGAAGATACAGTATATTCTTTCCATTAATCTgaagtataatatattttatatggttTGCAGCAAGAACGGTTAGATTTAACAATTGGGTGAAGATGAGTCGAGCAGCTTCCACTGGACATGGCAATGGtattagttcctgtcccatgacctgTGGCATGTCAGTTTATATTTATGcctatttaaacttttaaaaaaacttCTTCAAACCTAGACACATCTTTGACTAAAATAGTCCCTTCTGGAATCAAAACTCACTTTTCTGTGGCATTAAAACCTGTTTAATTAATCTATTTGTATTGTATATGTAAttaaattagtgttttttaaatattattattatagaagacCTATGCtgttaattcagttttttttatatttattttatatttattgcttTTCTTATTTCACACCAAAGCCCTCAgtactgtaagaaaaaaaaaacatttttgggcgtCTATAACCAtgtgttttttctctctgcttttaAGATGAAGTGGTTTGAACCTGATCTATTGCAGACGATGTTGAAGAGGATGGAGAGGAGACCAGACCAGCAGCAGTTCTTTGGTCTAATGGGCAGAAGATCCACCGGTAAGCAGATTCCCCAGATGACTGCAAAACTTAAcctacttacatttttcagattatcaaacaaactttaatatcagacaaatataacctgagtaaatataaaaaagcactttttaaatgatgatttcattcattaaagggaaaaaaactgtccaaaccaatgtagccctgtgtgaaaaagtgtttgtcctgtgattaatcacacgttttgtaaagctgagttcaatttcactactaaccacaaccagacctgattacttgcagacctgtagaattaagaatcaattaaatagaacctgtctgacaacatgaagcagataaaagatctcaaaaagcagcacattattatactcctatctgaagaaattcaaaaacagttgagaaaacaaaatcatttctaaagctttgggactccagagaaccacagtgattcacaattattcactaatggagaaaaaacatggaacactgatgaaccttcccaggagtgaccggccgaccaaccgaaattactccaaaagggcatgaactactcatccaggagatccccaaagaacccagaacaacatttaaagaactgcagctctcACTTAAGGCCTCGGTTAAGGTAAATGagtgtttgctaagtgcggaccacgcctaaagaagtagagaaagaagaaggaaaaaggggagggaactcagggaaatttgggctggagttctgaactgcgtgcttgaataagcgtgcagttatatccccaaaattggagcttgtgtggaagctagtttggaatgagcctgtctcaaaccgtctggttgggaacggatgtataggttataagcttgggaagaccaccggccgcggagcttgatcgtgtgctcggagattccttgtctggaggcgttggatgctgcacgatgtaaactgagtgggcggagaattggtctggtgagtaactactgggagaaaggatgcgacggagatgtgttggaaccagtgctttgagattatactactagattccgttgtgaacagaggatctaaaggtgatgcttgttgaaagaggcggagattaagtggtggacgagtggttcgtacgggctgaggggtgagtcaagtttgaatagatagaggatcgtggtttttgccaaattggtccgtttgcttcattcttgaaggtaagggtatctgagtcaaggatgatgagatctgaaattaggggctgaaaaggagttgtgggagattttaagggaagtaaattctgagcatctgaggaatctaagtagaaggacggctgaaaggatggtttgttgagcttggaagatcagttcgtttacacgggggttagttgaagtgtagtttgtgaaaatgaaggtaccgaggttgggttgcatttgcatgcggagccaaggatctgaatttctgtaactgaaaatgaaaaagaatagaattaaattctatcagcgatagaattgaatggacctgaggtgtgaacagctttagtggtgaactgatgcttaatggagtgccaagtgagacgacggataaaaggcaagatttctagcgatttggagcaacttttattgatgtggactgcggcgagattgatcagtgtggagtagaatagattttgaccattcatgtccccaaaggagggcagcgacgaggaccgcatataagtccagagagcgcagaagaatcgcgcggcggaacagatgaagttctccggcaaagcagaagcgaccagaggaaggagcggcatctgtgaatagcttaatatcaaaagagctggaagctgcgttggcgtagaagaaaaacctgttcgattgcagaggaggcacagccagaaatggagctctgacgtgcagtatcagttgagcataacgaatggtggagggctcggacgaaaaagccaagcggaggaggcgggaaatgaaagaacgaccctgggttcgattttgggttgtgaataaagtggccgaggggggaaagacggtgctaggtacgggcggggagacttgaaaggaggcggagtccagaaagatcccaagaaactcgagagatgtggagggaccaacggagttctccgacggcggggcacagaggcgagtgaaagcgctggtcatggcttcaagacccatcgagaggggcgaggaaggaggaccggtgacgaagttacccaggaggtggagcacgaattggggcccgtgttaagcaaatccagcagagcgccttagcaaaggagtcctcctcgcatgtccgattggactgttgttaagctgcagcgggtttttgaaggaccgcggcgtccctttcccccgttctgctccaaaagcggaacttttcactgaacctctgaacagcgcacatgagccgcaccggcgtcgtggcctgatgacgtcacccgctcaactcgccaggggcgcgagagctgcagcggcggcgagttgagcgggtgacgtcatcaggccgcgacgccggtgcggctcatgtgcgtccatgacgacgagcccggcgaggtggagcaggagtggagacaggctggctaggagggaagaggtcctcgtcggaggcggtgagttaaaggtccatgacggagaacaagctaatgctagcaggcgggtgcggcagatttgactgatgcgaactttcgtcacgagagatagttagttaggggaggtatttataggacggttgattgatacggggtggagttagaacatagagttcgggcgtggtccttctcccaaacttttgttattacataacatcatttaatgattcaataataagaaagagactgggtgaaaatggtctccatgggagaattccaagataaaaaacactgctgaccaaaaacaacacaaccacctgtctcacatttaccaactaacatcaaacacatcacaaccacccgtctcacatttaccaactaacatcaaacacaacacaaccacccgtctcacatttaccaactaacatcaaacacaacacaaccacccgtctcacatttaccaactaacatcaaacacaacacaaccacccgtctcacatttaccaactaacatcaaacacaacacaaccacccgtctcacatttaccaactaacatcaaacacaacacaaccacccgtctcacaattaccaactaacatcaaacacaacacaaccacccgtctcacatttaccaactaacatcaaacacaacacaaccacccgtctcacatttaccaactaacatcaaacacaacacaaccacccgtctcacatttaccaactaacatcaaacacaacacaaccacccgtctcacaattaccaactaacatcaaacacaaccacccgtctcacatttaccaactaacatcaaacacaacacaaccacccgtctcacatttaccaactaacatcaaacacaacacaaccacccgtctcacatttaccaactaacatcaaacacaacacaacc
This genomic interval from Astyanax mexicanus isolate ESR-SI-001 chromosome 1, AstMex3_surface, whole genome shotgun sequence contains the following:
- the LOC111194736 gene encoding protachykinin yields the protein METLLLMIMLLSSLTHTFSHGYDPEEDNWTNGRDAAEMKWFEPDLLQTMLKRMERRPDQQQFFGLMGRRSTAKSQITRKRQKFQAFVGLMGKRSVEGG